Proteins from one Dysgonomonas sp. HDW5A genomic window:
- a CDS encoding MmcQ/YjbR family DNA-binding protein, translating to MDIEHVREYCLSIKGAEECFPFDETVLVFKVMGKMFAYMSLERRDEGFMLNLKCDPEKAVELREKYECVLPGYHANKKYWNSVFIEQNMPDDELKYWIDHSVAEVIKKLPKKQQAEYAAMD from the coding sequence ATGGATATAGAGCATGTGAGAGAATATTGCCTCTCGATAAAGGGAGCAGAAGAATGTTTTCCTTTTGACGAGACGGTATTGGTCTTTAAAGTAATGGGTAAAATGTTTGCCTATATGAGTTTGGAGCGAAGAGACGAAGGCTTTATGCTAAACCTTAAATGTGATCCCGAAAAGGCTGTTGAGTTAAGAGAGAAGTATGAATGTGTACTTCCCGGATATCATGCCAATAAAAAATACTGGAATTCTGTTTTTATAGAACAGAATATGCCGGACGATGAACTTAAATATTGGATAGACCATTCAGTAGCCGAGGTCATTAAGAAACTACCTAAGAAGCAACAAGCAGAATATGCTGCTATGGATTAA
- a CDS encoding biotin--[acetyl-CoA-carboxylase] ligase: MKDPLFIYLEEVTSTSLYLKNISNVKPLLNGSTVYTDFQTAGRGQKGNSWESARGKNLMFSTILYPIGLKADRSFIVSQIISLAIKDVLEQYTADISIKWPNDIYWKEKKITGILIENDIMGDEVEKAIVGVGINLNQDAFISNAPNPVSLKQITGNSYLVKNILKQVLERLMFYYEKLQSPEVIKNQYKQSLFRKEGLHLFGDADTTFLAEIYDVEDSGLLVLRLESGEIRKFGFKEIRYIL, from the coding sequence ATGAAAGATCCTTTATTTATTTACTTGGAAGAAGTGACATCTACAAGCCTTTATCTGAAAAACATCAGTAATGTAAAACCGTTACTAAATGGAAGCACAGTTTATACTGATTTTCAAACAGCCGGACGGGGACAGAAAGGCAATTCATGGGAATCGGCTAGGGGAAAAAATTTGATGTTCAGCACGATTCTGTATCCTATCGGCTTGAAAGCTGATCGTTCTTTTATCGTATCTCAGATAATTTCGTTGGCTATTAAAGACGTGCTTGAGCAATACACGGCTGATATATCTATAAAATGGCCTAACGATATCTATTGGAAAGAAAAAAAAATAACAGGTATTCTTATCGAAAATGATATTATGGGTGATGAGGTCGAAAAGGCAATTGTAGGAGTTGGAATTAACCTCAATCAGGACGCTTTTATCAGCAATGCTCCTAATCCCGTATCTTTGAAGCAAATCACAGGTAATTCTTATCTCGTAAAAAATATATTAAAGCAAGTACTGGAGCGATTGATGTTTTATTATGAGAAACTACAATCTCCTGAGGTGATAAAAAATCAATATAAACAATCTCTATTTAGAAAAGAGGGACTTCACCTTTTTGGAGATGCAGATACTACTTTCCTTGCAGAAATATATGATGTAGAAGACTCCGGTCTATTAGTCTTAAGACTAGAATCAGGTGAAATCCGTAAGTTTGGCTTTAAAGAGATTAGATATATTCTTTAG
- a CDS encoding MmcQ/YjbR family DNA-binding protein: MNIEELREFCLSVKGADESFPFLDDRILVFKVMGKMFAYVNIEPKDALFRVSIKCDPDKSVELREQYEGVMNGQHTKALEWNSICLESDVPDDLIKELILHSVDEVIRKLPKKLQAAYASIEK, from the coding sequence ATGAATATAGAAGAACTGAGAGAATTTTGTTTGTCGGTTAAAGGGGCTGACGAATCATTTCCTTTCTTAGACGATAGAATATTAGTCTTTAAAGTAATGGGTAAAATGTTTGCTTACGTAAATATTGAACCTAAAGATGCATTGTTTAGAGTGAGTATAAAATGCGATCCGGATAAGTCGGTAGAGTTGAGAGAACAATATGAAGGTGTTATGAATGGTCAGCATACTAAAGCATTAGAATGGAATTCTATTTGTTTGGAGAGCGATGTCCCCGATGACTTGATAAAGGAACTCATCTTACATTCGGTAGATGAGGTTATCAGGAAGTTACCGAAAAAGTTACAAGCAGCGTATGCATCAATAGAAAAATAA